From Bacillota bacterium, the proteins below share one genomic window:
- a CDS encoding DUF1667 domain-containing protein, which produces MRTFVCVQCPLSCQLSVSGSDEELVVEGNRCPRGREYAIQERTCPTRSLTTTVRTIFPDFPRLPVRTAGEVPLQSVHSVMEVINSLQVEKRLRPGDMVLAKIPGTDVPLIATDDMFSGGNEYERAAPGH; this is translated from the coding sequence ATGCGTACATTTGTCTGTGTGCAATGTCCCTTAAGTTGCCAGTTAAGTGTTTCCGGCTCGGACGAGGAGCTGGTGGTGGAGGGAAACCGCTGCCCCCGGGGCCGAGAGTATGCGATTCAGGAACGGACTTGTCCCACCCGCTCCCTGACCACCACAGTCAGAACGATTTTCCCCGACTTTCCTAGGCTTCCGGTCCGAACTGCTGGCGAAGTGCCTCTCCAGTCTGTCCATTCGGTGATGGAGGTGATAAACTCTCTACAGGTGGAAAAACGGCTGCGGCCCGGGGACATGGTGTTGGCAAAGATTCCCGGCACCGACGTGCCGCTGATTGCCACCGACGATATGTTTAGCGGGGGGAATGAATATGAGCGCGCTGCTCCTGGCCATTGA